CGTTGTACATAAACCGCAATGTCTTGATCCACTAACTGTTCCTGGAGGCGAATTTGTACCGTCGGGTAAGGTCTAAGTGGTGTTTCAACTGCAGGTACGGGTCTGCTTGTTATAATCATTCGAATCTTGGGCGGCTGCCAAGACGCGAATTTGGCCAACTCGTGCAGAAACTGGTCATTGCCAAGGTTCATCTCGTCCAGAGCGTCTACAACGCAGTAGACCTTGGGCACGTATGTACACGCTAGCCGAAGGTCTCTGAACAGGTCCGTAATGGACAGCGTCTCAATTGTTCGACGCTCGTCAAGGTACTCCTTGAGTCTGGCTTGGAGCGGCGGGCTGTAGGGTAGAATCTGGACAAGCCAGTCTCGTAGCAGAGCTGTTGGCTCATAATTGGCGCGGATGATCTgtcggaagaagaaatagagaACTGGAACACCTTCTACTTGCAGTCGCTGAAGTGATCTAGCGGCGAAGACAGACTTTCCTGAACCGGGGATGCCTTTGAGCCAAAGTATCCCCTCGGCTTCCGAATCATGCCATTGCTTGTAAGCATCCGTTAAGTAGAGCCAGTCGCCTGTTCCAGCAACATGGGAACTCAGGTGCTTGTAGAATTCTCCATTGACCGCAGCATAGTCAGTTGGACAAAGCCATTGCTTGATTTTGCTGAGAGTCTCGGGCGTCTGAGGCAGGATATTCTCTTCGTTGAAATCGCTCACGTCATCACGGCTCAGCATAACAATGTCACCATTGTCCGCAGCCACGGAATCTCCGGGTGTAATAATTTCAAATGATTGATCCATAATGTATAATATGTTCTGGTAGTCATTGACGTCTAATACTGCAGATCGTTGGTTGGAGTGCTGTTTATGCAGGCAGTATTTAAAGGCAATTGACAGCCCTTGTCCGGACAGATTATTGGTCTTGGAGCCGGTGGTCTGTGCGCTGGAGCCTAATTTTCTAATAAGATGTGGAGTCTCAACTTTGGAGTAATAACGTGATTGGGAAGTTGGAGTCTGATATACGAGATTCACGACCAGAAACGGCTGTGGCCGAAGGTAACATCTCGACATTAACCTAAAACTCGTTGGGGAGAGAGATATTACGCGCAATGAATTTGGCTATTATTATACACGTATTTAGTTTCAATGCTCAAGTTACAGCTCAGTTCTTCCTATGTCCTTTGTCTCTATTTGACCTGTAATAACATGTATATAAAACCCAACGACGCGACGGTCTGTTTCGATATCACTTATTACCTTGTCAACTATCCCATCTACCTCATCGTGAGATGTAACAATTGCCGATCCAGTCTTATCAAGTGTGCCTTTTAAAATTTGGCGTGCAGCGGCCATGAAAAGTCGTCCAGTGGTTTTACGAAGGTTTTCCGGCAAACCAAAGCTATGATAGATGCTCTCATGACAATTGACATATCCAGATTCTTGAATTTGGCTTAGTAGTCGCATTGGGGCTCTGGAAGATTATTAGGGCTTTTGGACGGTATTAAAAACTGGTTTGAGTTACTCACATAATATCTCTGCCAACAGAGCGGGCGTACTGCACTTCAGCGTTGCTCCACAGCGCAAATTCCTTTGTCACGGGCACACATGTAATTCCTGAGTGTCCATAGTCCTCCCACACAAGCCAACCTCCTGGTcgcagcagcatcttgataTTTTGAGCTGCTTCTGCCCATTGGACGGCTTTGAGGCCAAGTATGAGCATTCGTACATGAATCACATCATACTGCGCCCGCAATCGCTCAGGGAACGGTTTAAGTATGTCCCCGGGGAAAAGTCGAACATTATTAGGTAGCTCATAAGCTTCAATGAACTTCGATGGGTCGTAGTCGTAGCCGTCTAGACGTGCATTGCTGGGTAATTTGGCCGCAAGATCTCGAAGCCAAATACCAGTGCCAGTGGCAAGATCAGCTATAGCGGGAGGATGGTCAAGCTTCACCAGACCACCAAAAATGTGAGGCGGCAAAAGATGTTTGGTAACTGGCATCCACATATTATAATGCTGATTATGGAGGCGCTGCTCCTCGCCAGGATCAGGACCTCGATTCAGTGTGTATGGGGATTCCATGTTGGGTCGATTTCTAGAGTATAACGATAAACTGTACTCTCGGTGGTAAGCTATAAAGAAGCAAGTTGAAGAAAGGCCCATGGGTTTGTATTTGTATCTGATTCAGCGGTCTGGAGTAGACAGGAACCTAAAGTTCTTGGATCTGGCTCTACGCAGTCAGTCCCCTACTGATTAGAGTATCTGGAGTAGCTTTACTCACTAATTAGGGATATTCTAATTTCTGTAATATCGTAGCGCAATGATTTGTCATTCTCACTCTAATCTTATTGTAGCTAATTATCGTGAGATACACAGAGGGCGATGTCAGGACATTCTAAATACTAATACGATATGTGTTGCAGCTAGCGATATCAGGTGTCAGCGAAGAACATGCTGACGTGCTAACATCACCATGATATTCGgcttttctcatctccatcagaGGATTTTGTCCCAGAGTTAAATCGAGGCGGGAGATATTATGCGACTGATGCCCGGCTGATGGGCAATGAGTCGCGCTGAGAGCAGCACAGACGTAAGCGACCCATGGTTTGTTAGCCGAGATAGCCTGGATGAGCTAAAATCTCAAATACAGCATAGGTGATCATGCCCTGCAGAAGATGTGCGCAATAATGGGAAATAGGAATAAATTTGATTCCAAATCTGAAGCCTGTAACCTGTCAAGATGCCATAGTTCTAGCGCTGTGGAAGAACCAAAAATATTCTTAGCTCTGGCTAGTCCGCATATTTGACGCTACTTCGACAGCTACAGAGACGTTATTGAAAGCTGGAGGAGAACTTGTGCTATGAGATTGCGTTATGCCCCGGCTTACATGAGCATTTAGCCCGGGGATCCATCATACTCTTATCTGAGAGTAAATCAGAAGTATCTTAGCACCAAAAGGCCATACTCCCCCAATAAACCATAATCATGCCACTGGGTTTGAGGATTGTGTGCCTTAAGCTCATTGTATTATTCATAAAATTTAGCAGGCAGTCTAAGCATGCTGTTACACGGAACTTGAGATAAGTAAATTGCAAAGCTTTATATGCTACAGTTTCTGTGTCAGTCAATGACAACCCCTGCTTCGTTTCGTTGCATAAAGAGATATTCTATTTCCCGATCTACTTCTTTTCAATAGCATTTTGAAGCTTCTGAATCCATTCAATTGTATACGCGCTATCCGCGAATTCCATGATGTCCACAATTTCTTGTCCAGTCTCATCAACCTTCATGATCCATACATATTCATTCTGATATTCCCCTAGAACCGTTTCACAAGTGGATTTGAGATGCAAGGTGATATGACGGGATTTGTCGTCAATTATAGGCTCATAGCCATCCATGAAAGAAAGTTTGAATCCGCTCATGACACTCTTCAGGTTGCCGACCCAGGCAGAATATTCGCTGTTGGTGCGTGGCGGCGCGTCTAGTGATTTTGGTAGGAGGCGGTGCATGCAACTCTCGCTGCGATATCTCACAACGGATTCTGTGGTGAACTCGTTGAAAGCATTTAAGAAAGAGATGGCAAGTTCCATCATACGAGATCGTAGGTCACTCATTGTGGCAAGATTTCGGGTGAGATGTTTTCGAATGCGGCCAACGGCCTGCTAACTCGAGAAATCTTCATACTTAAATAGGTGGGACAATGCATGTGGGACGCTTCAACAGCATACCGCTTTCCATAAGcaaagtaaaaaaaaaccccgAAGTCGGTTTAAAGCGTGCGTTTTTGTAAGAGAGACGTAAGCTGTGAAGTGGGTCTATTGGACAGCTTCTGATAGATCTCATGAGACGTCGGTATTATTGTCGTTTCTGGTATGTGGAGCATAGGTAGTTCTGTCCGTTATAGATCATACCGCAGTTCTACTGGCTGTACCTACATGGAGCAGAAGGCCGTTCGGGAGTTTCGGGAGGGGTTGGAAAAGTAATGTGGCCTCGGTGGACCAGTTGGAATCAGGTAACATGCTGAGTATGCTCCTCGTCGAAATCCAGGGCACAGACTGCTCCGTAGTTGTAGTTTGTATGACCCCTTTGGCATCGGATGACCGATGATTTCCGTTATCACCGTGACTGGGTTTGCTTACATCTGGTTTTTGGGGGTGCCCTGCCAAAGAAGATCGGAGTAGCGTCGATTCAGCGGGTTAGTGTCCAGCCTGCATCTCCCTCACCCTGTTCCAACTACCCAGTTATTGGAGCCCGCATCCACCCTCAACACATGGTCGACGGTGAAATATGTTCGATGGAAAGCTTTGTCCTGCGGTGATCTGTTCTACCCCTGGCGGGTTTTCGTGATTCTATTGGAAATCGTCCGAGACTCCACAGGAGCCTGCCACTGGCGGAAGTTGccaacaaaagaagagactCAATTACATGCAGTCATCCATGCCGGCTTCGAGAAAGCGTTTACTCATTGTTTTTACCCATACAATATGTTCTGGTATTTCGAAATGAGGTGTTATTGCTATATCCATGACATTATCGGCATTTATAGAATTGTCGTAGCACCTCAGTGACACGGGTCAAGCGGCATGGGAACGGCTGCAAGTATCTCAGTATGAGTCCATGCTTTGATTTACACACAAATACGGACCGACTGCTAAGGACTATGAGGATTATGGACCCATGTAAACTGTGAATAGTTCTCGTAAGGGGTTTATCCTAGTGTGGAGATGATATGTCATTCCTTATCGCTCTCACCTGCCAGACACTATATGAGAGCTCGAGATGCCACTTGGTCATGGAATCAATCATGTACTGTTTTATAAAGTGACCACAAAAATTAAACACAATTCGTTACTATTATGGAGTCGTCCAACGTGCAGATGATAAAGAGACGTCGCAACTTTGGCTCAAAGCACACCTACTTCGGCAACCATTATACGACCACACTTGGAAAACCAGTTCTACGACGATGCTATATTCATTCGTGCGCTATCATGTACAAAAAGTCACATCAACCTGGCATATCATGGCAAAATACTAACCAAGTGATCAGGTTTTCTGCCCTCAGACACAATGACAAAGGCTTCTCCGGAGTTAGCTTCGCTGGGTGAGCACATGCTGTCACGAGAGTTTCTCGACATGCATTCCAATACTGAGAAAAATCCGCCATATATTCGACCTCTGGATACCTGGGGCCGTAGAGTCGATCAGGTTGTCACAAGTAATGGATGGAGACATTTTCGAGCATTCGCCCAGTCTGAGGGCTTAGTTCCAAAGCCTTGCCTAGTTCAGCGTATAGTGGTAATGCTAACCCAACAGATAGACTGACTGCAGTGCTGGAGTTGAGATTTCCTGGTTACGGCAGAGTTGTACAGTTTGCTAAGTGTGTTATCTATACATTCGAGCCCATTACCATCCTCGCTAATACTGGCTAATAGATTTCTTCTATTCTCTTCACTATCTGGAGGCTGGGGTTCACAGCTTGCATTAACTCAGGGTGCTAGTACAATGCTTAAAGAGCATCTTGGAACACCGGGCTTGGATCAAGAGACCCAAGACACAATACAATGCGCGTATGACGGCCTTGTATATTCAGTTCCAAGCAAAGCTTGGACCTCTGGGATATGGGTGACCGAGTTGCCTTCGGGCAGCGATTTCACTGGTCTGACTACGGCTGAACTCCAAACGGATGATAATGAAGATAAGTTGGGAGAGTTGAAGTTAGGTCACTGGGCTCTCTATGGGTCTAAATTCTACGCCTCAGGACCAGATGCCACAGTTACGCTTATTCTGGCGAACACCGCGAAAGGACCTTCAGCGTTTCTCGCTTCGAATACCAGTACAAGATGGACACGGAAAAGTCGTTCATGTCCCCAATGGCATCAATATACGAGggttgaagaaaaaatgcGGAAGTACTCCCGTTGCGGTCGCAGAAGTCGAACTCAGCGGGATGCGAGCCTGGCTGATCggacaagaaggacgaggTGCGCGTGAAGTACTCACGTTTCTGACAGTTGCCCGTATGTTTGCGTAAGCTGGCACCCTGAGCGCTTGGGGGCACAGCCTCAGAGTTGCTCGTGAATTTGCCAAGGTCCGTCGCGTCGGGGGAAAGCCGCTGAATGAGTTGCCGCAGCACATGCACAGTCTGTCCAAGTCTCACTTGTCGTACAAGGCCAGACttatgctgctgctgtatcTCTCCAGTCTTTTGCAGCTAAATGAGCAGAAGCATAGTGGTGATGAGGCATTGCCGTTCTGTGTTGGCGTAGACGCGACTGCCGAGGACGTGAAATTGTTATTTCGATGGCTAGTCTGGGCTGCAAAGGCTGTCATATGCCGTGAAGCTGTGAACAATATCGGCTTGTGCATGAAATTCCTTGGAGGGGTGGGATATATGGAGAATGGGGAAGGCTAATTCAACATTGCTCGGCTGTATCGAGACATGTCAGCTGGCCCTATTGTAGAAGGAACATCGAATGTTTTGGCAGCTTATGCCATGAATCTGATAAAGGGTTATAGTGGCTCAGCAACTTTGGCAGCTATCGATACGGCTGTCTTTGCTCACCTCAAAAGTCATCAAAACTCGGCCCTCGAAAGGAAACTGATCTCAGAACCCTGGAGTCGATTGAAGTTTGTACTCTCTGACAGCTCGATTGAACACATAGGAGCGGCAGAGAGCTTTGTGAGACACATTGTTGATCTTATATGCGCCGCTCTGTTTATTACAGACGCGGGAagaaatgatgatgaagtggcATGCGAGTTTGCAAAACGATGGGTTCTGCAAGTGTGCGGTGCAACTGAGCAGTACTATAAGAAAGTAGAGGCTCTGGGAAAGTTATTGTTAGGCCAGAGGTTGTGCTATGGAAGCTCATACCAGCGTTGAGCCAGCAGCTGAGCTGACGAAGACACTGCTTGTTTCCGATTAAGACATCTCCTACAAAACGATTGCCATCACACAATCTCTTACTATGCAGCCTAAACCAAGCCGATTATGTTTGTTTCAAGTCAAATTTATGTCTTCGATAACTCAACACCAATGCATGCAAAGCCCGAATAGCTCACTTCTCCTCACTGAATCATGAAACACAACATTTCCATCCAAATCCATTCCAAATTAAACTCCCGGCATGCTAATTGCAAAAGCCTTACTCCCATTGCGCCATGAGCGTTCATAAGCTCGGTTCTAGCTCCAGCTGAATATCACTAAAAGATTCCCAAAAATTGAAGCATGACGCTTCATCCAAAAGAGTCGTAAGAATATCATCATTAATGTTGGGTAGGGTGGCCGAGTCATCTGCAGGAGTTGCACGGGACAGAGAGGCTCCTCCAGCAGTCGAAGCAGCCCCAGCCGGGCTGCCAGAATAATTTGGGTATAGTTGGCGTATCGCTTCCATGAAAACGCCTCGATATACGGAGGCTGATGTATACGTCTCCTCTAAATCTTCCATGACCATCATACAAAGCTCCAGCTTGTTTAGGCTGAGACGGCGAGAAAGAGCGTCTGTCGATTTACAGTTGAGGAGATGCACATGCATAGCCGATACTAGAAGAGAAGGACTGCAGCCGATACAGAAGTCATAGTCAGTAATTGCGCGAATGTCATCGCTGAGGCCGTTAGAGAATGCACTCACGTCATAGGACAAGCAAACCGAAGAAGCTTATCCCGTACAATGTTGTCAACAATGGCATTTGAGCGTACAGCTGCTGAATCCATCTTGTTTCGCATCTCATTCTGCCATTCATTTTTAATCGCCGGAGATAGATCTTCTGGGGCCTTGGCAATATACGGGCAATAAAATGTGATCAAAATCGCGCTGTAACCATGTATGAGAAAACTGTTGAAAGATGACGCTGAAACTAGATTTGAGACTCACTGATAATGCAACTGTAAATGGTACAGATAGAAGGATGCGAGGCGACTTTGTTCAATGGCATATCGCTCCGGAAGCTGCATCTGCAAGAGTTTCGCTTCAAGGAGTTCAATCTGACGGAGCGTTGGACTGGGCCCGAAAGGCTGGTAGCATAAAGTGAGAACGTCGCCCAGAAGTTTGCTCAATTCGATCAGAGTAACCCAATAGTGCGCCAGCTGAGAGAAGTCTTCTGGGATATATGCGGTGGCAATTGAAGCTGGTATTTGTGTCAGGTCGCTTAGCACATCGGCAGACGAGACCATTGGTGTATTGCAGTCGTTGAGATTGATCCTCAATGGTCTCCCAAGCGTCAAACTCAACGAGCGATCCCTGAAGAAACAAGTCCACCAGAGACGACGCCAAAGATGTCGCTGGTGGTTAGGAAAAGAAGTGTTGAACTTGACCGAATCTGGGTCTCGGTGCAAGCCCAGCATTTGACAGAGGCTGATTGCAACGCCTATCCAATACCACGGCTGCGAGTGTCCGTCCCACTTTGAGTGCCAGAACCCCATGAGGAGAGCCGATTGTAGGAGGACGACTTTGTCTGTCTCACCACCATTGTCGTACAAGCACTAAAACGAGTGTGAGAATTGTTTCTGATCCGCAATCACCAATATTGGCTACGCACCTTTGCACGCGAGTACATAGCAGCTTTCATCTCTTTGCGGGAAGAGTAGCCTTCAAGAGTCCATACTCGAGCATCGACAAACTGCGAATGAGAATTAGCCGGTGGGTTACCCACTGGGTAGATGAAACAAGTGAATCAGGAAATGCTATGGCTTACATTTGCTGCGACAAAGAACATGCTCCATAACAACAGCAAATTCCATTCACTAGCTTTTCCCGTTTCGTGAAATTTAAGCAACACTGTCGCATCAACTATGGGCATCATGGGATGTACATGGTGAAAGTATGCACGGAGGAGCTCATTGCAGGTGCTTTTCTGAGGTAGAGTAAAAACGCCCTTGTACTGTAGATATTCACGGTCTTGTGCAGATAATGAAATGGGTGCTTCCGAGATGAGAATATGTCTTGCGACAGGTTGCTGTGATGGTGAACAGGCATCAAGAACGGACGTGAATCCCGGCGCCTCTCCTGTTTTTAAGACAAATGTCAGCGTCATCTCAGTTGATTTACCCAACGTCGTTTTTTTATCTCATACCAGTATAGAAAGGTCGGCCAGCCTGGTTACTCTGCcccaaggctgctgaggagatCTCAGCCCCAATACGCTGGTCATCTGGACTGCCACGGCTATCAGTGCCAGCAGCGAGGCCGCTATCGTCTGCAATGTTGCTCGAGTCGTTGCCCTGAGGGGAGTAAGATGCTATAGAGCTGGGTCCCTGCTCTGCCGAGGCTTGAGGTAGCTGTTGTGGAACTGTCCTAGATGCGGTAGTTACTGGACGGTTAAGTTCAAACTGAATGGGCGAATGGTTGTGACGGAGACCAGAGGATTGCTTGTGCCGACTGCAGCCGCGTTGAATAAGACCAATCAGCTTCTTTCCAAATGCAAGTCATCTCAAATCTCACCTGTTTCGATTGCTCTCTAAGAGGACACAGCCAACACCATCTTGAGAGCAATTTATGCAAGGAATTCCCGTCACCTGGACGCTGCAACGTACTTTACGGCGACGACAGTTTTGACACGCAACTGCCGACCGGCGGTGACGAAAAGTTGACATTGCCATTGCTTCTATCGTAGGTTCATTATACGAGTATTGGGAAGACAGGGTAGAAGCCGAGATCATTGCTGAGAAGCTCCCGAAGACCTCGGGAGGCCACATCTCGGCGGTCATCACGTGATATGCCGAGGTTATTTACCTCGATCCGCCTTTTTTTCAACTAGAAGCATGAAGAAGCAGGGAGTTTCGGGTT
This genomic stretch from Trichoderma breve strain T069 chromosome 1, whole genome shotgun sequence harbors:
- a CDS encoding fungal specific transcription factor domain-containing protein, which encodes MAMSTFRHRRSAVACQNCRRRKVRCSVQVTGIPCINCSQDGVGCVLLESNRNSRHKQSSGLRHNHSPIQFELNRPVTTASRTVPQQLPQASAEQGPSSIASYSPQGNDSSNIADDSGLAAGTDSRGSPDDQRIGAEISSAALGQSNQAGRPFYTGEAPGFTSVLDACSPSQQPVARHILISEAPISLSAQDREYLQYKGVFTLPQKSTCNELLRAYFHHVHPMMPIVDATVLLKFHETGKASEWNLLLLWSMFFVAANFVDARVWTLEGYSSRKEMKAAMYSRAKCLYDNGGETDKVVLLQSALLMGFWHSKWDGHSQPWYWIGVAISLCQMLGLHRDPDSVKFNTSFPNHQRHLWRRLWWTCFFRDRSLSLTLGRPLRINLNDCNTPMVSSADVLSDLTQIPASIATAYIPEDFSQLAHYWVTLIELSKLLGDVLTLCYQPFGPSPTLRQIELLEAKLLQMQLPERYAIEQSRLASFYLYHLQLHYHAILITFYCPYIAKAPEDLSPAIKNEWQNEMRNKMDSAAVRSNAIVDNIVRDKLLRFACPMTPSLLVSAMHVHLLNCKSTDALSRRLSLNKLELCMMVMEDLEETYTSASVYRGVFMEAIRQLYPNYSGSPAGAASTAGGASLSRATPADDSATLPNINDDILTTLLDEASCFNFWESFSDIQLELEPSL